A window of the Bacteroidia bacterium genome harbors these coding sequences:
- a CDS encoding nucleotidyltransferase domain-containing protein, whose protein sequence is MLNEDLIKMIIDKLSGTIKPLKIILFGSYASGTPNKDSDLDILVVIDDNYYPKDYNENMEIYLKVSSVLSDIKKKFPIDLIVHTKSMHEKFIELGSMFSKEILQKGIIIYEKNYTRVA, encoded by the coding sequence TTGTTAAATGAAGATTTAATAAAAATGATTATTGATAAACTTAGTGGGACAATAAAACCGTTAAAGATTATTTTATTTGGGTCATATGCTTCTGGTACACCTAATAAAGATAGCGATTTAGACATTTTAGTAGTAATCGATGATAATTATTATCCAAAAGATTATAATGAAAATATGGAAATATACCTTAAGGTTTCTTCTGTTTTAAGTGATATTAAAAAAAAGTTTCCTATTGATCTAATAGTGCATACAAAATCCATGCATGAAAAATTTATTGAACTGGGGAGCATGTTTTCTAAAGAAATTTTACAAAAAGGAATTATCATATATGAAAAAAATTACACAAGAGTGGCTTGA